A stretch of the Rosa rugosa chromosome 5, drRosRugo1.1, whole genome shotgun sequence genome encodes the following:
- the LOC133708940 gene encoding protein ESSENTIAL FOR POTEXVIRUS ACCUMULATION 1-like isoform X1, whose amino-acid sequence MAERKLDLPDDLLSSKPSDQSWTSKVEVSGGNDEEKVLMGSSDELKDPAALDSSIPLSPQWLYAKPIESKLEMRGPTSLGNSSDSNQKDGWRLEGSEDKKDWRRPATESESSRRWREEERETSLLGGRRDRRKTERRADNIPLRDTTDSRALPTTDRWHDGRNEVRRDSKWSSRWGPEDKEKEPRTEKRTDVEKDDAHSNSESQSLGANNRSAAERESDSRDKWRPRHRMEVQTGGSATYRAAPGFGLERGRVEGSNLGFTLGRGRSSGIGRSAGTIGSALSGKSEGVPGKPRHSADGFCYPRGKLLDIYRQRKPELSFDTVPDEMEEAPSLTQVDFVEPLAFHAPDADEEAILSDIWKGKITSSGVVYNSFRKGRSTENITGVGDLEAADGVLGNLPSTVTQETSTFQEAANADDYGTLWNYGLQRNVMNGKDVGHKESDNRATEGKDLDGISLSIQKSNGIYGDVETDGSYDSANQLHGGGSRKIGDSAFSNHPVPDDIEFANYSEIRSNLPDVSNTLYGLASSEQNENSNPRVKELEMGVHPEGLYYYYLDPQGVTQGPYQGLDIISWFEQGFFGIDLLVRLEDAPEGTPFKELGEFMPYLKSWVENGSIINPSSKLEESGGLGGNLESSLPFSAAVSDSNYAFLGNDHQRPMSELNSLSAQHIQPRISEPEAPLQLHSRGQSFNDFVEQDEDIVFPGIHGTAAYSTARSSGNIHDSMANSINHLPPPTELTESGVPIQNDNKLHPFGLLWSELESGQSKHSKSANMPSSKGRAVPFGANPDPAIAETWSDLHRKSSVSDPNLYQEMLTPRQLSHMEQESSHYDLAEQLMSQQIRQQQQLQQRNMLSGFAHLNDNVLDPLQNQNLIHHQQLANHSAADLDHLLALQRQAQLEQHQLQQQQQFHQQQKLLQEQQQSQVQQVLFEQLLRGQMHDPTLRQPHVDPVRANNVIDQVLLEQQLLRELQQRSHHLPRHVDPTMEQLIQAKFGHTPQGHQTDLFELLSRAQHEQIQSLEHQMHARQLPMGIRQRMEEERHIGSVWPAEESNQIFRTHAGNHGHRGHSSGFNPLDFYQRQQRPSHEEQLNHLDRNLSLQDRLQQGFYEPGSLPFERSMSLPAGAPGMNLDVVNAMARAQGLDMQDSIGRMQSAGQSGQFSSGIPSHNGHHPHVPNQFHVSHLDAIEGHWPEKNDQLENDWMDARFQQLHINAERQKRESEIKNTSQDQNLWMSDGINDENSKRLLMDLLHQKSGHQPSESLKAMSNGMFSDKRLPSGHYSGSSSTNHLFNLHADQEAGLNNSFRVGSFGSNPGELLQEEQASSVESNEKLMYKSNSGALADRESFLAGMNATSQSLYTNSNMISKSSIGKELSELEGRKRGSKSEGIIMGRSFETQERMVEQAGLSATNFEERSKNAHSMNSSSGVSGGNAGFYGDKTGRSNSFVEQTAKDWAPIPSKGQENILLRRPSVPSASASQEGLSELISDPVLRGKNSSAASDGARRDAVVNPVNQGSDVMASSKKEMHFRRTSSASDGDVSEASFIDMLKSNTKKIAPMDAHATAGFPESSEAMQGGRSGKKKGKKGRQIDPALLGFKVTSNRIMMGEIQRIDE is encoded by the exons ATGGCGGAACGCAAGCTCGATCTCCCCGACGATCTCCTCTCCTCCAAACCCTCCGATCAGTCCTGGACCTCCAAAG TTGAAGTTTCTGGAGGAAATGATGAGGAAAAGGTGCTTATGGGGTCATCTGATGAGTTGAAAG ATCCAGCCGCCTTGGATAGCAGCATACCTTTGTCACCCCAGTGGCTTTATGCCAAGCCGATTGAGTCTAAGTTG GAAATGCGTGGTCCAACTTCACTCGGAAACTCCTCTGACAGCAACCAGAAGGACGGTTGGCGGTTGGAAGGATCTGAGGACAAGAAAGATTGGAGGCGACCTGCTACTGAAAGTGAAAGTAGCCGTCGTTGGCGTGAAGAGGAAAGAGAAACTAGCTTGCTTGGTGGTAGAAGAGATCGTAGGAAAACAGAACGCCGTGCTGACAATATTCCATTGAGGGACACAACTGACAGTAGAGCATTGCCTACAACTGACAGGTGGCATGATGGCCGCAATGAAGTACGGCGTGATAGCAAATGGTCGTCTAGGTGGGGTCCTGAAGACAAAGAAAAGGAGCCCCGAACTGAGAAGAGAACAGATGTGGAGAAGGATGATGCTCACAGTAACAGTGAGAGTCAATCTCTTGGAGCTAACAACCGTTCAGCTGCTGAGCGTGAGTCAGATTCTCGGGATAAATGGAGGCCACGACATAGAATGGAGGTTCAAACTGGGGGGTCAGCTACTTACCGTGCTGCACCTGGATTTGGACTAGAAAGAGGACGGGTGGAGGGTTCGAATTTGGGATTTACCCTGGGGCGAGGAAGGTCAAGTGGTATTGGGAGATCCGCAGGCACTATTGGCTCTGCTCTTTCAGGAAAGAGTGAAGGTGTCCCTGGGAAACCAAGGCACTCAGCTGATGGTTTTTGCTACCCGAGGGGAAAGCTTCTTGATATTTATCGGCAGCGAAAGCCTGAACTATCTTTTGATACCGTGCCAGATGAGATGGAGGAGGCCCCCTCACTAACTCAAGTTGATTTTGTTGAACCATTGGCTTTTCATGCCCCTGATGCTGACGAGGAG GCCATCCTTAGTGATATATGGAAGGGAAAAATTACAAGTAGTGGGGTAGTATACAATTCATTCAGAAAGGGGAGATCAACTGAAAATATTACAG GTGTGGGAGACTTAGAAGCTGCTGATGGAGTTCTGGGCAATTTGCCCTCGACTGTCACTCAAGAGACTAGCACCTTTCAGGAGGCTGCAAATGCTGATGACTATGGGACTTTGTGGAATTATGGTTTGCAGAGGAATGTGATGAATG GAAAAGATGTTGGTCATAAAGAAAGTGATAACAGAGCTACTGAAGGAAAGGACCTTGATGGAATTtccctatcaattcaaaaaaGTAATGGTATCTATGGTGATGTTGAGACTGATGGTTCTTATGATAGTGCAAATCAGCTTCATGGTGGTGGCAGTAGGAAAATTGGAGATTCTGCCTTTTCAAATCATCCTGTACCTGATGACATTGAGTTTGCCAATTATTCCGAAATAAGATCCAACCTTCCCGACGTTTCAAATACTCTCTATGGTTTGGCCTCTTCTGAGCAGAATGAGAATAGCAACCCTAGAGTGAAAGAGTTAGAAATGGGTGTTCATCCTGAGGGTTTGTATTACTACTACCTTGATCCTCAAGGGGTGACCCAGGGGCCATATCAGGGGTTAGACATCATTTCATGGTTTGAACAAGGTTTCTTTGGGATAGACTTGCTTGTTCGCTTGGAGGATGCTCCTGAAGGAACACCTTTCAAAGAGTTGGGGGAGTTCATGCCATATCTTAAATCTTGGGTTGAGAATGGCAGTATCATAAATCCAAGTTCTAAGCTAGAAGAATCTGGTGGCTTAGGAGGGAATCTGGAGTCCAGTTTACCCTTTTCTGCAGCAGTTTCAGACAGTAACTATGCATTTCTGGGAAATGACCATCAGCGGCCCATGTCGGAACTAAACAGCCTTTCAGCTCAGCATATTCAGCCAAGAATTTCCGAGCCTGAAGCTCCACTACAACTACATTCAAGGGGTCAAAGCTTTAATGATTTTGTTGAACAAGATGAAG ATATTGTGTTTCCTGGAATACATGGAACCGCTGCCTATTCTACTGCACGATCTTCTGGGAACATTCACGATTCTATGGCAAACTCTATTAATCACCTTCCTCCCCCAACTGAATTGACAGAATCTGGTGTGCCTATTCAGAATGATAATAAGTTGCATCCCTTTGGCTTGCTATGGTCTGAGTTAGAAAGTGGCCAATCAAAGCATTCAAAGTCGGCCAATATGCCATCTAGTAAGGGGAGGGCTGTTCCATTTGGTGCAAATCCTGATCCAGCAATTGCTGAGACGTGGTCTGATCTTCATAGAAAAAGTTCAGTCTCTGATCCGAACTTGTATCAGGAAATGTTGACTCCTCGCCAATTGTCGCACATGGAACAGGAATCCAGTCATTATGATTTAGCAGAGCAGCTTATGTCGCAGCAAATTCGACAGCagcagcaactccaacagcgaAATATGTTGTCTGGTTTTGCACACTTGAATGACAATGTATTAGATCCTTTGCAAAATCAGAATCTTATTCACCATCAACAGTTAGCCAACCATTCTGCAGCAGATCTGGATCACCTTTTGGCACTTCAGAGGCAGGCTCAGCTCGAGCAACATCAACTGCAACAACAGCAGCAGTTTCATCAACAGCAGAAGCTTTTACAGGAGCAACAGCAATCTCAAGTACAACAGGTGCTTTTTGAACAATTGTTGCGTGGTCAAATGCATGATCCTACACTTAGGCAGCCACATGTTGATCCTGTAAGAGCAAACAATGTTATTGATCAGGTTCTATTAGAGCAGCAGCTTCTACGTGAACTTCAGCAACGGTCTCACCATCTTCCAAGGCATGTTGATCCAACTATGGAGCAGTTAATTCAAGCAAAGTTTGGTCATACACCTCAAGGACATCAAACAGATTTATTTGAGCTACTGTCTCGTGCACAGCATGAACAGATTCAGTCGCTGGAACATCAGATGCATGCCAGGCAGTTACCCATGGGAATAAGGCAGCGAATGGAAGAAGAGAGGCATATCGGTTCTGTCTGGCCAGCTGAGGAATCAAATCAGATTTTCAGGACCCATGCTGGTAATCATGGTCACCGAGGGCACTCTTCTGGCTTTAATCCTTTAGATTTTTATCAGAGGCAGCAGAGGCCATCTCATGAGGAGCAGCTGAATCACCTTGACCGGAATCTTTCATTACAGGATCGACTTCAGCAAGGTTTTTATGAGCCTGGCTCGCTGCCGTTTGAGCGGTCAATGTCATTACCTGCTGGTGCACCAGGGATGAACTTGGATGTAGTAAATGCTATGGCTCGTGCCCAGGGTTTAGATATGCAGGATTCCATTGGACGTATGCAGTCGGCTGGCCAGTCGGGTCAATTTTCGTCTGGAATCCCTTCCCACAATGGTCATCATCCTCATGTTCCTAACCAATTTCATGTTTCACATTTGGATGCAATTGAGGGACACTGGCCTGAGAAGAATGATCAGCTTGAGAATGACTGGATGGACGCTCGGTTTCAGCAGCTGCATATTAATGCTGAGAGGCAGAAAAGGGAATCAGAGATCAAGAATACTTCTCAGGATCAAAATTTATGGATGTCAGATGGAATTAATGATGAGAACTCAAAGAGACTACTAATGGATTTACTCCATCAAAAATCTGGCCATCAACCTAGCGAGTCGTTGAAGGCGATGAGCAATGGGATGTTCTCTGATAAAAGACTGCCATCTGGCCACTACTCTGGATCAAGCTCCACAAACCACCTGTTCAATCTCCATGCAGACCAAGAAGCAGGTCTAAATAACTCATTTCGTGTAGGGTCATTTGGTTCTAATCCAGGTGAACTTCTACAGGAAGAGCAGGCCAGCAGTGTGGAAAGCAATGAAAAGTTGATGTATAAATCTAATTCTGGAGCATTGGCTGATAGAGAGTCATTTCTGGCAGGAATGAATGCAACGAGCCAGTCGCTTTACACAAATTCTAACATGATAAGTAAGTCTTCTATAGGTAAAGAACTTTCTGAGTTGGAGGGCAGGAAGCGGGGGTCCAAAAGTGAGGGGATAATTATGGGTCGATCTTTTGAGACTCAAGAACGAATGGTTGAACAAGCAGGGTTATCTGCAACAAATTTTGAGGAGAGGTCAAAAAACGCCCATAGCATGAATTCTTCCTCCGGTGTTTCAG GTGGGAATGCTGGTTTTTATGGTGACAAGACTGGCCGAAGTAATTCATTTGTCGAACAAACTGCCAAGGATTG GGCTCCCATCCCATCCAAAGGGCAAGAAAATATTCTGCTGAGACGACCTTCTGTCCCAAGTGCTTCAGCATCGCAAGAAGGATTATCAGAACTGATATCAGATCCAGTTCTTAGAGGAAAAAATTCAAGTGCTGCTTCAGATG GGGCAAGGCGAGACGCAGTGGTTAATCCAGTAAACCAAGGTTCTGATGTCATGGCATCTTCGAAAAAAGAAATGCATTTCCGCCGTACATCATCCGCCAGTGATGGTGATGTATCAGAGGCATCATTTATCGATATGCTTAAGAGTAATACCAAGAAGATTGCTCCCATGGATGCCCACGCCACAGCTGGATTTCCAGAATCATCAGAAGCAATGCAAGGTGGCCGGAGtggcaaaaagaaaggaaagaaagggAGGCAAATTGATCCTGCCCTCCTTGGTTTTAAAGTCACCAGCAATCGTATAATGATGGGTGAAATTCAACGAATCGATGAGTAG
- the LOC133708940 gene encoding protein ESSENTIAL FOR POTEXVIRUS ACCUMULATION 1-like isoform X2 has translation MGSSDELKDPAALDSSIPLSPQWLYAKPIESKLEMRGPTSLGNSSDSNQKDGWRLEGSEDKKDWRRPATESESSRRWREEERETSLLGGRRDRRKTERRADNIPLRDTTDSRALPTTDRWHDGRNEVRRDSKWSSRWGPEDKEKEPRTEKRTDVEKDDAHSNSESQSLGANNRSAAERESDSRDKWRPRHRMEVQTGGSATYRAAPGFGLERGRVEGSNLGFTLGRGRSSGIGRSAGTIGSALSGKSEGVPGKPRHSADGFCYPRGKLLDIYRQRKPELSFDTVPDEMEEAPSLTQVDFVEPLAFHAPDADEEAILSDIWKGKITSSGVVYNSFRKGRSTENITGVGDLEAADGVLGNLPSTVTQETSTFQEAANADDYGTLWNYGLQRNVMNGKDVGHKESDNRATEGKDLDGISLSIQKSNGIYGDVETDGSYDSANQLHGGGSRKIGDSAFSNHPVPDDIEFANYSEIRSNLPDVSNTLYGLASSEQNENSNPRVKELEMGVHPEGLYYYYLDPQGVTQGPYQGLDIISWFEQGFFGIDLLVRLEDAPEGTPFKELGEFMPYLKSWVENGSIINPSSKLEESGGLGGNLESSLPFSAAVSDSNYAFLGNDHQRPMSELNSLSAQHIQPRISEPEAPLQLHSRGQSFNDFVEQDEDIVFPGIHGTAAYSTARSSGNIHDSMANSINHLPPPTELTESGVPIQNDNKLHPFGLLWSELESGQSKHSKSANMPSSKGRAVPFGANPDPAIAETWSDLHRKSSVSDPNLYQEMLTPRQLSHMEQESSHYDLAEQLMSQQIRQQQQLQQRNMLSGFAHLNDNVLDPLQNQNLIHHQQLANHSAADLDHLLALQRQAQLEQHQLQQQQQFHQQQKLLQEQQQSQVQQVLFEQLLRGQMHDPTLRQPHVDPVRANNVIDQVLLEQQLLRELQQRSHHLPRHVDPTMEQLIQAKFGHTPQGHQTDLFELLSRAQHEQIQSLEHQMHARQLPMGIRQRMEEERHIGSVWPAEESNQIFRTHAGNHGHRGHSSGFNPLDFYQRQQRPSHEEQLNHLDRNLSLQDRLQQGFYEPGSLPFERSMSLPAGAPGMNLDVVNAMARAQGLDMQDSIGRMQSAGQSGQFSSGIPSHNGHHPHVPNQFHVSHLDAIEGHWPEKNDQLENDWMDARFQQLHINAERQKRESEIKNTSQDQNLWMSDGINDENSKRLLMDLLHQKSGHQPSESLKAMSNGMFSDKRLPSGHYSGSSSTNHLFNLHADQEAGLNNSFRVGSFGSNPGELLQEEQASSVESNEKLMYKSNSGALADRESFLAGMNATSQSLYTNSNMISKSSIGKELSELEGRKRGSKSEGIIMGRSFETQERMVEQAGLSATNFEERSKNAHSMNSSSGVSGGNAGFYGDKTGRSNSFVEQTAKDWAPIPSKGQENILLRRPSVPSASASQEGLSELISDPVLRGKNSSAASDGARRDAVVNPVNQGSDVMASSKKEMHFRRTSSASDGDVSEASFIDMLKSNTKKIAPMDAHATAGFPESSEAMQGGRSGKKKGKKGRQIDPALLGFKVTSNRIMMGEIQRIDE, from the exons ATGGGGTCATCTGATGAGTTGAAAG ATCCAGCCGCCTTGGATAGCAGCATACCTTTGTCACCCCAGTGGCTTTATGCCAAGCCGATTGAGTCTAAGTTG GAAATGCGTGGTCCAACTTCACTCGGAAACTCCTCTGACAGCAACCAGAAGGACGGTTGGCGGTTGGAAGGATCTGAGGACAAGAAAGATTGGAGGCGACCTGCTACTGAAAGTGAAAGTAGCCGTCGTTGGCGTGAAGAGGAAAGAGAAACTAGCTTGCTTGGTGGTAGAAGAGATCGTAGGAAAACAGAACGCCGTGCTGACAATATTCCATTGAGGGACACAACTGACAGTAGAGCATTGCCTACAACTGACAGGTGGCATGATGGCCGCAATGAAGTACGGCGTGATAGCAAATGGTCGTCTAGGTGGGGTCCTGAAGACAAAGAAAAGGAGCCCCGAACTGAGAAGAGAACAGATGTGGAGAAGGATGATGCTCACAGTAACAGTGAGAGTCAATCTCTTGGAGCTAACAACCGTTCAGCTGCTGAGCGTGAGTCAGATTCTCGGGATAAATGGAGGCCACGACATAGAATGGAGGTTCAAACTGGGGGGTCAGCTACTTACCGTGCTGCACCTGGATTTGGACTAGAAAGAGGACGGGTGGAGGGTTCGAATTTGGGATTTACCCTGGGGCGAGGAAGGTCAAGTGGTATTGGGAGATCCGCAGGCACTATTGGCTCTGCTCTTTCAGGAAAGAGTGAAGGTGTCCCTGGGAAACCAAGGCACTCAGCTGATGGTTTTTGCTACCCGAGGGGAAAGCTTCTTGATATTTATCGGCAGCGAAAGCCTGAACTATCTTTTGATACCGTGCCAGATGAGATGGAGGAGGCCCCCTCACTAACTCAAGTTGATTTTGTTGAACCATTGGCTTTTCATGCCCCTGATGCTGACGAGGAG GCCATCCTTAGTGATATATGGAAGGGAAAAATTACAAGTAGTGGGGTAGTATACAATTCATTCAGAAAGGGGAGATCAACTGAAAATATTACAG GTGTGGGAGACTTAGAAGCTGCTGATGGAGTTCTGGGCAATTTGCCCTCGACTGTCACTCAAGAGACTAGCACCTTTCAGGAGGCTGCAAATGCTGATGACTATGGGACTTTGTGGAATTATGGTTTGCAGAGGAATGTGATGAATG GAAAAGATGTTGGTCATAAAGAAAGTGATAACAGAGCTACTGAAGGAAAGGACCTTGATGGAATTtccctatcaattcaaaaaaGTAATGGTATCTATGGTGATGTTGAGACTGATGGTTCTTATGATAGTGCAAATCAGCTTCATGGTGGTGGCAGTAGGAAAATTGGAGATTCTGCCTTTTCAAATCATCCTGTACCTGATGACATTGAGTTTGCCAATTATTCCGAAATAAGATCCAACCTTCCCGACGTTTCAAATACTCTCTATGGTTTGGCCTCTTCTGAGCAGAATGAGAATAGCAACCCTAGAGTGAAAGAGTTAGAAATGGGTGTTCATCCTGAGGGTTTGTATTACTACTACCTTGATCCTCAAGGGGTGACCCAGGGGCCATATCAGGGGTTAGACATCATTTCATGGTTTGAACAAGGTTTCTTTGGGATAGACTTGCTTGTTCGCTTGGAGGATGCTCCTGAAGGAACACCTTTCAAAGAGTTGGGGGAGTTCATGCCATATCTTAAATCTTGGGTTGAGAATGGCAGTATCATAAATCCAAGTTCTAAGCTAGAAGAATCTGGTGGCTTAGGAGGGAATCTGGAGTCCAGTTTACCCTTTTCTGCAGCAGTTTCAGACAGTAACTATGCATTTCTGGGAAATGACCATCAGCGGCCCATGTCGGAACTAAACAGCCTTTCAGCTCAGCATATTCAGCCAAGAATTTCCGAGCCTGAAGCTCCACTACAACTACATTCAAGGGGTCAAAGCTTTAATGATTTTGTTGAACAAGATGAAG ATATTGTGTTTCCTGGAATACATGGAACCGCTGCCTATTCTACTGCACGATCTTCTGGGAACATTCACGATTCTATGGCAAACTCTATTAATCACCTTCCTCCCCCAACTGAATTGACAGAATCTGGTGTGCCTATTCAGAATGATAATAAGTTGCATCCCTTTGGCTTGCTATGGTCTGAGTTAGAAAGTGGCCAATCAAAGCATTCAAAGTCGGCCAATATGCCATCTAGTAAGGGGAGGGCTGTTCCATTTGGTGCAAATCCTGATCCAGCAATTGCTGAGACGTGGTCTGATCTTCATAGAAAAAGTTCAGTCTCTGATCCGAACTTGTATCAGGAAATGTTGACTCCTCGCCAATTGTCGCACATGGAACAGGAATCCAGTCATTATGATTTAGCAGAGCAGCTTATGTCGCAGCAAATTCGACAGCagcagcaactccaacagcgaAATATGTTGTCTGGTTTTGCACACTTGAATGACAATGTATTAGATCCTTTGCAAAATCAGAATCTTATTCACCATCAACAGTTAGCCAACCATTCTGCAGCAGATCTGGATCACCTTTTGGCACTTCAGAGGCAGGCTCAGCTCGAGCAACATCAACTGCAACAACAGCAGCAGTTTCATCAACAGCAGAAGCTTTTACAGGAGCAACAGCAATCTCAAGTACAACAGGTGCTTTTTGAACAATTGTTGCGTGGTCAAATGCATGATCCTACACTTAGGCAGCCACATGTTGATCCTGTAAGAGCAAACAATGTTATTGATCAGGTTCTATTAGAGCAGCAGCTTCTACGTGAACTTCAGCAACGGTCTCACCATCTTCCAAGGCATGTTGATCCAACTATGGAGCAGTTAATTCAAGCAAAGTTTGGTCATACACCTCAAGGACATCAAACAGATTTATTTGAGCTACTGTCTCGTGCACAGCATGAACAGATTCAGTCGCTGGAACATCAGATGCATGCCAGGCAGTTACCCATGGGAATAAGGCAGCGAATGGAAGAAGAGAGGCATATCGGTTCTGTCTGGCCAGCTGAGGAATCAAATCAGATTTTCAGGACCCATGCTGGTAATCATGGTCACCGAGGGCACTCTTCTGGCTTTAATCCTTTAGATTTTTATCAGAGGCAGCAGAGGCCATCTCATGAGGAGCAGCTGAATCACCTTGACCGGAATCTTTCATTACAGGATCGACTTCAGCAAGGTTTTTATGAGCCTGGCTCGCTGCCGTTTGAGCGGTCAATGTCATTACCTGCTGGTGCACCAGGGATGAACTTGGATGTAGTAAATGCTATGGCTCGTGCCCAGGGTTTAGATATGCAGGATTCCATTGGACGTATGCAGTCGGCTGGCCAGTCGGGTCAATTTTCGTCTGGAATCCCTTCCCACAATGGTCATCATCCTCATGTTCCTAACCAATTTCATGTTTCACATTTGGATGCAATTGAGGGACACTGGCCTGAGAAGAATGATCAGCTTGAGAATGACTGGATGGACGCTCGGTTTCAGCAGCTGCATATTAATGCTGAGAGGCAGAAAAGGGAATCAGAGATCAAGAATACTTCTCAGGATCAAAATTTATGGATGTCAGATGGAATTAATGATGAGAACTCAAAGAGACTACTAATGGATTTACTCCATCAAAAATCTGGCCATCAACCTAGCGAGTCGTTGAAGGCGATGAGCAATGGGATGTTCTCTGATAAAAGACTGCCATCTGGCCACTACTCTGGATCAAGCTCCACAAACCACCTGTTCAATCTCCATGCAGACCAAGAAGCAGGTCTAAATAACTCATTTCGTGTAGGGTCATTTGGTTCTAATCCAGGTGAACTTCTACAGGAAGAGCAGGCCAGCAGTGTGGAAAGCAATGAAAAGTTGATGTATAAATCTAATTCTGGAGCATTGGCTGATAGAGAGTCATTTCTGGCAGGAATGAATGCAACGAGCCAGTCGCTTTACACAAATTCTAACATGATAAGTAAGTCTTCTATAGGTAAAGAACTTTCTGAGTTGGAGGGCAGGAAGCGGGGGTCCAAAAGTGAGGGGATAATTATGGGTCGATCTTTTGAGACTCAAGAACGAATGGTTGAACAAGCAGGGTTATCTGCAACAAATTTTGAGGAGAGGTCAAAAAACGCCCATAGCATGAATTCTTCCTCCGGTGTTTCAG GTGGGAATGCTGGTTTTTATGGTGACAAGACTGGCCGAAGTAATTCATTTGTCGAACAAACTGCCAAGGATTG GGCTCCCATCCCATCCAAAGGGCAAGAAAATATTCTGCTGAGACGACCTTCTGTCCCAAGTGCTTCAGCATCGCAAGAAGGATTATCAGAACTGATATCAGATCCAGTTCTTAGAGGAAAAAATTCAAGTGCTGCTTCAGATG GGGCAAGGCGAGACGCAGTGGTTAATCCAGTAAACCAAGGTTCTGATGTCATGGCATCTTCGAAAAAAGAAATGCATTTCCGCCGTACATCATCCGCCAGTGATGGTGATGTATCAGAGGCATCATTTATCGATATGCTTAAGAGTAATACCAAGAAGATTGCTCCCATGGATGCCCACGCCACAGCTGGATTTCCAGAATCATCAGAAGCAATGCAAGGTGGCCGGAGtggcaaaaagaaaggaaagaaagggAGGCAAATTGATCCTGCCCTCCTTGGTTTTAAAGTCACCAGCAATCGTATAATGATGGGTGAAATTCAACGAATCGATGAGTAG